Proteins encoded within one genomic window of Triticum aestivum cultivar Chinese Spring chromosome 2D, IWGSC CS RefSeq v2.1, whole genome shotgun sequence:
- the LOC123048429 gene encoding probable cystathionine gamma-synthase 2 — translation MAPSSSLVKKASPTKQRRLPRARRSSQHITALSPQPEALLGATLHWVDHIVPVLQEQEDAVVATSTAPKTNRATPSDETVVVHAGEKVGSMAGTDSITTPIVSGTTHWFKNSDDLIAFKEGRRHSFEYGRYGNPTVKVLEDKISALERAESTLVTSSGMNAIVATLLALVPPSAGHVVTTTECYSEARAFIRDKLSRLGIKVTFVELNDTETLKAVLDKGDVTLYYTDSPTNPHLKCIDIKLVAELCHHKGALVCIDSTLASPINQKPLTLGADIVVHSATKYIAGHHDVIAGCISGSDALISRIRVWHHDIGGTISPDAAYMIIRGLKTMALRVDTQNRTALRMARLLENHPMIERVYYPGLTTSPWHHIAKSQMTGSGGIISFEVASDLHGVMRFIDALEIPFIAMSLGGCESLVQQPAVMSFWGQSGEEKANNGIKDNLVRFSFGIEKFEDLKDDVLQALKKI, via the exons ATGGCGCCGTCATCGTCCCTCGTCAAGAAGGCTTCGCCCACGAAGCAGCGCCGCCTGCCCCGCGCTCGCCGTTCTTCACAGCACATCACCGCTTTGAGCCCCCAGCCCGAGGCGCTCCTTGGTGCCACCCTTCATTGGGTCGACCACATTGTGCCGGTCTTGCAGGAGCAGGAAGACGCCGTGGTCGCAACCTCAACGGCACCCAAGACGAATCGTGCTACTCCCTCCGACGAGACCGTGGTGGTCCACGCTGGGGAGAAGGTAGGCAGCATGGCGGGCACAGATTCAATCACGACACCGATCGTGAGCGGCACGACACACTGGTTCAAGAACTCGGACGACCTCATCGCGTTCAAGGAAGGCAGGCGCCACAGCTTTGAGTATGGCCGCTACGGCAACCCCACCGTGAAGGTCCTGGAGGACAAGATCAGCGCGCTCGAGAGGGCAGAGTCCACGCTGGTCACGTCCTCCGGCATGAACGCCATCGTCGCCACGCTACTTGCGCTCGTGCCGCCCAGTGCCGGCCACGTGGTGACCACGACCGAGTGCTACAGCGAGGCGCGTGCCTTCATCCGCGACAAGCTCTCTAGGTTGGGCATCAAGGTGACATTCGTCGAGCTGAATGACACGGAGACGCTCAAGGCCGTTCTTGACAAGGGCGAC GTGACACTCTACTACACTGACTCTCCGACGAACCCCCATCTCAAGTGCATCGACATTAAGCTCGTCGCGGAGCTGTGTCACCACAAAGGGGCTCTGGTATGCATCGACAGCACCCTCGCCTCACCCATCAATCAGAAGCCTCTCACCCTGGGGGCTGACATCGTCGTGCACTCCGCCACAAAGTACATCGCCGGCCATCACGAC GTCATCGCAGGATGCATCAGTGGCTCCGATGCGCTCATCTCCAGGATAAGAGTGTGGCATCACGACATCGGCGGCACCATTAGTCCC GATGCAGCCTACATGATAATACGCGGCCTCAAGACGATGGCGCTACGTGTGGACACGCAGAACCGTACTGCGTTGCGTATGGCGCGCCTACTCGAGAACCATCCAATGATTGAGCGAGTGTACTATCCTGGGCTCACCACCAGCCCGTGGCACCACATCGCCAAGAGCCAGATGACCGGTTCTGGCGGCATCATAAGCTTCGAGGTGGCATCGGACCTTCACGGTGTCATGAGGTTCATCGATGCTCTGGAGATACCCTTCATCGCGATGTCACTCGGTGGGTGTGAGAGCCTCGTGCAGCAGCCAGCGGTCATGTCCTTCTG GGGTCAGAGTGGCGAGGAGAAGGCCAATAATGGGATTAAGGACAACTTGGTGAGGTTTAGCTTTGGGATTGAGAAGTTTGAGGATCTCAAGGATGACGTTCTCCAAGCCCTCAAGAAGATTTAG